A genomic region of Exiguobacterium oxidotolerans JCM 12280 contains the following coding sequences:
- a CDS encoding helix-turn-helix transcriptional regulator → MPTEKLSNRDRLLAVRDIFEKYSDEEETLTLEDLSIALSKRGLIEKLSRKSLKDDIEALAKSGFDVVKEETKNGLATPYHLVSRRFEHHQLRLLVDAIASAKFISESETQALVRTIPSLTSERLAKTLNPVIHTVKKPKGVIPFSIDTIQKAITEQEIISFQYQGKFNERTRKFELRRDGDFYLVTPAHLIVDNGNYYLIGRDERVQQIRTYRVDRIVQCSVFEPAETPVEVDPSYLSNMFNMYGGEDEQLTLKFHESVMPTVVDRFGTDIRCRRIDEEWFEVKVSALFSEGFMIWLIQFAHQAEIIEPSERREAFKEKVLQLARIYQESSVVN, encoded by the coding sequence GTGCCTACTGAAAAATTATCAAACCGTGATCGCTTACTGGCTGTTCGAGATATTTTTGAAAAATACTCGGACGAAGAGGAGACCTTGACGTTAGAAGACTTGAGTATCGCTTTATCAAAACGAGGATTGATTGAAAAATTATCACGAAAATCGCTGAAGGACGATATCGAGGCCCTCGCGAAATCAGGGTTTGATGTCGTTAAAGAAGAGACGAAAAATGGACTGGCGACGCCATACCATCTCGTCAGTCGGCGGTTTGAGCACCACCAGTTGCGTTTACTCGTCGACGCGATCGCGAGTGCGAAGTTCATTTCGGAAAGTGAGACGCAGGCGCTTGTTCGAACGATTCCATCGTTGACGAGCGAGCGGTTGGCGAAGACGTTGAACCCCGTCATCCATACGGTCAAAAAACCAAAAGGTGTGATTCCGTTCTCGATCGATACGATTCAAAAGGCAATTACGGAACAAGAAATCATCAGCTTCCAGTACCAAGGGAAGTTTAATGAACGGACGCGGAAGTTCGAGCTCCGCCGAGACGGTGATTTTTATCTCGTCACACCGGCGCACTTAATTGTCGATAACGGGAACTATTACTTAATCGGTCGCGATGAACGTGTCCAGCAGATTCGGACATATCGTGTCGACCGGATCGTCCAGTGCAGTGTATTCGAACCGGCAGAGACTCCGGTCGAGGTGGATCCTTCCTACTTAAGTAACATGTTCAACATGTACGGAGGGGAAGATGAGCAACTGACGTTGAAATTTCACGAAAGTGTCATGCCGACGGTCGTCGATCGATTCGGTACGGACATCCGCTGTCGACGAATCGACGAAGAATGGTTCGAGGTTAAGGTCAGTGCCCTCTTCTCGGAAGGCTTCATGATATGGTTGATTCAATTTGCTCACCAAGCTGAAATCATCGAACCGAGCGAGCGGCGTGAGGCGTTTAAAGAGAAGGTTCTTCAGTTGGCGCGAATCTATCA
- a CDS encoding alpha/beta fold hydrolase — translation MHLIGEWKEQQFDYRDSGTGPIILLIHGTQSDYREIYHVEKLIRAGYRVIVPSRPGYGKTPLRLAESPVELAAFYKGWMQARGFTRYTIYGISAGGPTAIALASQNDAACSLVLACAMSHQISLPYQNVLIQPLLQRPLHFIQWALWTYVKDKLKKFPEEASVRMVEMTSLLQRSDIRSLLTHEDERLLYAVGLQNGPGRGVLFDITQQLERQTLETVSCPVLIVHSQADRAVPFEHARYTQRLIPHAQFIESKSPGHLIWIGPSARRDERMIERFITLNHL, via the coding sequence ATGCATTTGATTGGTGAATGGAAGGAACAACAATTTGATTACCGGGATAGCGGAACAGGTCCCATCATTCTGTTAATCCACGGGACACAGTCCGATTACCGGGAGATTTATCATGTCGAAAAATTAATTCGCGCCGGGTACCGCGTGATCGTCCCGTCCCGTCCCGGATACGGAAAAACTCCGCTACGGTTAGCGGAGTCCCCTGTCGAGCTAGCAGCGTTCTATAAAGGTTGGATGCAGGCGCGTGGTTTTACACGCTATACCATCTACGGCATCTCAGCGGGCGGTCCGACAGCAATCGCCCTAGCGAGCCAAAACGATGCTGCTTGCTCACTCGTTTTAGCGTGTGCGATGTCTCATCAAATTTCACTTCCATACCAGAACGTATTGATTCAACCGCTCTTGCAACGTCCACTCCACTTCATTCAGTGGGCATTATGGACGTATGTCAAAGATAAGTTAAAAAAATTTCCTGAAGAGGCGTCCGTCCGGATGGTCGAAATGACGAGCCTATTGCAACGCAGTGACATTCGGTCGCTCTTGACGCATGAGGATGAACGCTTATTGTATGCCGTCGGACTACAAAACGGTCCCGGGCGCGGCGTCTTGTTCGACATTACTCAGCAGCTTGAGCGACAGACACTCGAAACGGTCAGCTGCCCAGTCCTAATCGTCCATTCACAAGCCGATCGCGCCGTCCCGTTCGAGCATGCCCGCTATACGCAGCGTCTGATCCCTCATGCCCAGTTCATCGAATCGAAAAGTCCGGGTCATTTGATTTGGATTGGTCCTTCGGCACGACGAGATGAACGAATGATTGAACGGTTCATCACATTAAATCACCTGTAA
- a CDS encoding flavodoxin family protein, whose amino-acid sequence MFTIYGSSRKGNSEWLGVRALEGIPHASVDLANTMIQPVEDRRHHGGFLPIGDDYRRIVEEMLEHDDIVFITPIYWYSMSTKMKLFIDRFSESLRDEDLRFRERMQGKRFHLIAVGGDDPKEKGRALVTQFDHIATFLGARLETAILAEGNAPGDVVHDTVALAEIDAFREKMSKAYV is encoded by the coding sequence ATGTTTACGATTTACGGCAGTTCTAGAAAAGGGAACAGTGAATGGCTCGGTGTCCGCGCACTCGAAGGCATTCCTCATGCCTCGGTCGATTTAGCCAACACGATGATTCAACCTGTGGAAGACCGACGGCATCATGGTGGGTTCTTACCGATTGGCGATGATTACCGGCGGATTGTGGAAGAAATGCTCGAGCATGACGACATCGTGTTCATCACGCCAATCTACTGGTATTCGATGTCCACGAAGATGAAGCTCTTCATCGACCGCTTCAGTGAATCGTTGCGTGATGAAGACTTACGTTTCCGGGAGCGGATGCAAGGCAAGCGATTCCACCTGATTGCTGTCGGCGGTGATGATCCAAAAGAAAAAGGACGCGCTCTCGTGACGCAGTTCGACCATATCGCGACCTTTTTAGGGGCCCGTCTTGAAACGGCGATCCTCGCGGAAGGGAATGCACCGGGGGACGTCGTACACGATACGGTCGCCCTTGCAGAGATTGATGCGTTCCGAGAAAAAATGTCAAAAGCGTACGTTTAA
- a CDS encoding general stress protein, whose product MIETRIVRDMTGVDAEVTSLKSGGYSNKQIYIFAKDEELAERIANDTQTLAYRVTKKSFFETLMATVRSNRKDRIAQLSELGMTKDVAESLEDEVRHGHIVIVGSKSDLINPAYAASYVADESKDYGAGVPKLEEEETTTTLPADQNVKLKND is encoded by the coding sequence ATGATTGAAACACGTATTGTCCGTGACATGACTGGCGTCGATGCAGAAGTAACGAGTTTAAAGTCAGGCGGGTATTCCAATAAACAAATTTATATTTTTGCAAAAGACGAGGAACTGGCAGAACGGATAGCGAACGATACACAGACGCTTGCTTACCGCGTCACGAAAAAATCTTTTTTTGAAACATTGATGGCGACCGTCCGTAGTAATCGAAAAGATCGTATCGCTCAACTATCTGAACTTGGCATGACGAAAGATGTTGCAGAAAGTTTGGAAGATGAAGTCCGCCATGGCCATATCGTCATTGTTGGATCGAAGTCAGACTTAATCAACCCGGCCTATGCTGCATCTTACGTCGCAGATGAATCGAAAGATTATGGAGCGGGTGTACCGAAGCTTGAAGAAGAGGAAACGACGACAACGTTGCCTGCCGACCAAAATGTGAAGCTCAAAAACGACTAA